GAGAAAATTTGCCTCCACATTTTATACTTAGAACCATCAACATTTAATTAGAAACTAAATTGGTTGTAGATATTAGTGAGAGAATAAACCAATGATAGTTTATATGGAACCGTGGATGAGGATGAGGCCAAAAGTGTGGACATAATTGGGGCTCATGAATATAGAATCATCAAGTGCCACTGAGACAGAAAGTAGCAGCTACGAATGTTGGCAGACAGAAGTGACGGAAGCCAGTTGAAAACTCAACCAGGGATCGGTAAGAGGTTGTAGAGAGAAACGATGATGGTGGCATCGGCAGGAGGCTGTAGAGAACAACGATGAAGGTGGTTGTAGGGAGAAACAGTCGGCTATACAAATCAACGAGAGTGAGTGAGGCAGGCAACCATTTTTTGTGTTTGGGAATGCTTTTGAGAGATCGGACGTGAGGGGACAAGAGGGTATATACTCGATCATAGCTAAACTCTAGCTTGATACCATGTTAACCGTGTAAAAGACCCCTTTTGTTAGGGTTTTTCATTGCATGGAAATGTTACATAAGGGATCCTAAACTATACATAATGTATAAAATAGACAATAAACTAACAAGTCTATTTAGCAACATTAACCCTTGCTAATAATATATACTCAATCATAGCTAAACATCTGTTTATCTAAAACAAAAAATCTTAACTTTGATTGCTATTACATGAAACAAAAAAGAAATAATTCTACGAATGGAGAAGTTCAAGGGCTTTTGATAGTGTATCTTTGAATCTAGTCACATTGAGCATTACATTTTGTTTATCCAAATAAATTGATTTATAAGGATCCCAACCTTTCTTTTGAATTGAAATTGGATCCATGAACACCTGATGATTAAGTGAATATTTCTCTATCAAAGTGCTTTCCATTTTGTTTATCTTATACTCCAAGTACTTCAAACCCATTGTCGCTGAAGGCACTCCAAAATAAGTGTTTGCTATCCAATCCATGTTGCCTATTGGAACGACTTGTATCAACACACCATTTTCAGGAAGAAAAAGCATATTGGTTATCCCAGCACCATGAACTCCCATCATCACATCACATGAGTTTACAAGCCTTGAAACTTGCGTAAGATTTGCATTCATCTCAGCCACAACCACCTCAAATCCTATATCTTGTGCTGCATGAACCACGTCTTTCACATTCGTGAAAGTTCTTGTTTTTTTTCTTGAAACTATAAGGAGCCGAGGTTTTTTGGCATAATCATTTGTTAACTTTATAGCGGTTGATCGCTCTAATGAATAGGAACTTCTCAAGAACCTTGTGAAATCCTTCACCGAGTTAGTGTATAGCTCTTTTCCTTCATCTTTTCTAAGACCCACAATCATACTCGGGAAGCAATGTACTTCATTTCCTTCGTCAATATCAATGATTTCGTACCTCGATAATTTATCTAATACTTCTTGGAATTTTCTAGTCCATCCAGACCGTTTATTGGCCACGAGAAACTTCACTTCACGATTGAATTCTCGAGAAGTTTCGTAAAGAGGGATGATGACATCTGTAAAGGCATGAAAATTGTTACCGGCGTAACCACCAACTGAAAAGACTATGGCTGGTACATTGTGAGATTTGGTGCATGTGGGCATGGTTTCAATTTTTTCTTGGATCACTTTGACAGTAAAGTTTGTTACACTTTCCATTGCACTTATGTCACCTTTACGAGCATAAGGCTTTATGGTCCATGAGGCATTTTTTCGGTGCGAAGATAACACAAAAATGGTGGAGGAATTCCCTTGAATTCTTACATCGCCCTTCATCTCACAACTATCTGATCTTTGTTTTGAGGTGTTGCAAATTTGCTTCGTTTCTTCTATTTCAACATctaataataaaatcaaagttaatTTGTTTGTTGGATCATCTTTTGCtaaaaaaagatttaaaaaaatagtTGGCATGATTTTCAACTATTAATTATGTGACCTTGTACTTACAAGCTTCCAAGGGTTTGGTGGCTCTTTCGGAAACCATCATCAATTTGAGCCCATCAACCAACGTCAACCTTAGATTCGCTATGACAAAACCACAAAATCAACTCATAAggatgtataaaaaataaaaataaaaatttcaaaatttggtTATAATTCTAATTTTTGAACAATGTTAACAAGTTCAATGATAAGCCGtaaatacaaaaaaactgaaaatacagTGATGAAATGTGTATATGAAACAAAACTCATTATTCTTATAAGTGATTAACACCTTGAAAAATACATGGATTATGGGTGAGTAAAAACCTTTGGCATGGTAGCGATATAAAAAAATTGAGAAACTTGAAATATATATCGCGACTTACAAACAGGTAAAGGGCCGAGGTAAGGCTTGAACACGGTGCACAAACAACATGTGACTATAATACAAGCAACCAATGCACCATACCCGAATCTTCTCTGGTCGTGTCGACTAAAGCTTCGAGCAAAAATCTCATCGTATTTCATTTTCCTCTTTCTATAAAAATATGTCAAAGAGGTACTGATTGAATCTATGAGAAATGGCCATACACATATATGGTAATATGGGTATATATGCCTAGCTTgtatatatataactatataaTGACCTGCACTAAAGACGAATGAGGATTTCTTTTTTCGTGATTGGTGCCCACGATTTCAATATAGGGTGTTGTTATTTAGACAGTGACATATGAGTTGATTTCGtgatttttttattagaatactaacatattacatatttagtccttataATTAAAACGCATTTTCAGTTTTTATCTATTTTTATGTGAAAACTTAATTATAATCCTTGTGACATtcaaggatttttttttttttaaatgtaaacaGATAAGAAAGAAAAGTGTTGTGGTAAAATTTAAATCTGACATAATTTTTTTCTATTAAATTATGTGCCATTCAAGAtaatttattatttgtttttaatcATGCTCTCTAGATAGTTAGTATTTTCTCATGCTTtctataaatatatttttctttGCTTCCTATCTACATATCTTACAAATACTTGATACAAATAAAAGCGTTCacaaagaaaattttatttttttattaacacAAGGTCTTATTATCGTTTAAGTAATGATAggttggaaaaagttttttcaATTCAATGATTAAACGAATCATTAAGTAGTTTAATATAagtgttttaattttttatttttttataagttttaatttaTAATATGTATTTTGTGTTGACGAATTATGTTCATACAAATGAAGGTTGTAAAAGGTATTTTCAATTTAATGATTTAATAAATTatgatatatttttatataaatgttttaatttttataactAGACAAATAATGTTcataaaaacaaatataaatgTGATTGAAATAAAAGCGAAAAAGGTTCATACAAAAACATATATCAAGAAAAAAGATTCTATTGTCAGGAGTGTcacaaagaaaagaagaaaaacacaACATAATTGGATATTGATTCGCAATACATTTATGGAGGTTTCACTTGAAATACTGGATAATAGAAATATAGAACTAATTAGATAGTATAGTTGCTTTTCGGGAATCAAGATGATAAAATAACATGGAATCGACTAATCGAGAAATCATATCTCGAGAGTGGAGAGTGGATACTGGAGTGGCGGAGTCCAGAGATGATTGTCGGCAACGACTATCGATCGAGCTTCAACCGATGATATTGAGAAACGGAACCCTAACCTTAGTAGGTGAAAGTGACCAAGGAATCCAAATAGTAGAGAGAAACTCAAATTATTTTATTCTTGAAATTCAAGATGTATCTAAAGGCTTATAAGAACTCTTTATAAATGGTGAAACtaaattttgtatgtacaacCAAATTTAGAAAAGTGAAATTGACAATACATTCTATTAAATAAAATTTCTAAATAGGAAATGGAATTTCCGAAAATAAGGAAAACGGATATTCTTCATCAAAACAGAATAAAATAAATCggaaattgtttgaaaattttggaaaattgaGATTTGGGGGCCTAAACAGTGGAATTTGCGGGTCGACCGTGGGGAAGGTCAACTTCGTCAACTTTTGAGGAGTTTCGGTTCGTCGATACCTTTCCGTCGATATATCGCACACATGTAACATCTCagaaatattaataaatattttcatttttccaacCATCAAATCCACATAATGTATGTTCCAAAATCACCCATAGTAAAATATAACATAATCATCAGAGTAAAACAATAGTCATCAATGTAGAAATATCATaggggatgttgtgcagtcaagTTGGGTCATTCCCTtttgaactggaagtacctaaaaatgttaaaccacaaaatcataagtgcaaagcttaatgagttccctaaaatacttcATACCATACATATTGGGCCCCGCCCATCATACAAACGGGCCTAACCCAACATACAAGCGGGCTAATCCCAACAAACAAAAAAGCCCAAGCTAACATACAAACGGGCCCAACCAAACATACAAATGCAAATGTCACAaaaacaactagcatcctactgagtatagtgagaagactcgtcTAAAAAGTGT
The genomic region above belongs to Lactuca sativa cultivar Salinas chromosome 4, Lsat_Salinas_v11, whole genome shotgun sequence and contains:
- the LOC111888797 gene encoding alpha-1,3-arabinosyltransferase XAT2, with translation MKYDEIFARSFSRHDQRRFGYGALVACIIVTCCLCTVFKPYLGPLPVSNLRLTLVDGLKLMMVSERATKPLEAYVEIEETKQICNTSKQRSDSCEMKGDVRIQGNSSTIFVLSSHRKNASWTIKPYARKGDISAMESVTNFTVKVIQEKIETMPTCTKSHNVPAIVFSVGGYAGNNFHAFTDVIIPLYETSREFNREVKFLVANKRSGWTRKFQEVLDKLSRYEIIDIDEGNEVHCFPSMIVGLRKDEGKELYTNSVKDFTRFLRSSYSLERSTAIKLTNDYAKKPRLLIVSRKKTRTFTNVKDVVHAAQDIGFEVVVAEMNANLTQVSRLVNSCDVMMGVHGAGITNMLFLPENGVLIQVVPIGNMDWIANTYFGVPSATMGLKYLEYKINKMESTLIEKYSLNHQVFMDPISIQKKGWDPYKSIYLDKQNVMLNVTRFKDTLSKALELLHS